In Centropristis striata isolate RG_2023a ecotype Rhode Island chromosome 15, C.striata_1.0, whole genome shotgun sequence, a genomic segment contains:
- the cldn2 gene encoding claudin-2 — MASAALELMGFFMGLLGMLGTMVATVLPYWQISAHIGSNIVTAVANMRGLWMECVYQSTGAFQCETYNSMLALPSDLQASRALMVISLVLSILAIAMAALGMQCTLCLEGTGTVKSRVAGASGGLFLTAGFLSLIPVAWTTHEVVQTFYRPNIPTSMKFELGECLYVGLASALISMLGGGMLCVSCCEEQDGGRGRRHGGGYPYPVGGGVPGTGVRATSQPYHNPTLQMGGINAASRGQTLIRSTSHSSQGSAPGVQGAKKPTAAGYDITGYV; from the coding sequence ATGGCGTCAGCAGCTCTGGAGCTGATGGGCTTCTTCATGGGCCTGCTGGGGATGCTGGGCACCATGGTCGCCACAGTGCTACCATACTGGCAGATTTCTGCCCACATCGGCTCCAACATTGTCACGGCCGTGGCCAACATGAGGGGGCTGTGGATGGAGTGCGTCTACCAGAGCACAGGGGCCTTCCAGTGTGAGACCTACAACTCCATGCTGGCCCTGCCCTCCGACCTGCAGGCCTCCCGTGCCCTCATGGTCATCTCTCTTGTGCTGTCTATCCTCGCCATTGCCATGGCGGCCCTGGGGATGCAGTGCACTCTCTGCTTGGAGGGCACAGGCACAGTTAAGAGTCGTGTTGCAGGCGCCAGTGGGGGGTTATTCCTCACTGCGGGCTTCCTGTCACTCATACCGGTGGCGTGGACCACCCATGAGGTAGTCCAGACCTTCTACCGACCCAACATACCAACCAGCATGAAGTTTGAGCTGGGGGAGTGTCTGTATGTTGGTCTGGCCTCTGCGCTCATCTCCATGCTGGGAGGCGGGATGCTGTGCGTATCATGCTGCGAGGAGCAGGATGGTGGCCGAGGGAGGCGGCATGGCGGAGGGTATCCGTATCCAGTAGGAGGTGGCGTGCCGGGCACAGGGGTACGGGCAACCTCACAGCCCTACCACAACCCCACACTGCAGATGGGGGGCATCAACGCAGCCAGCAGGGGTCAGACACTGATCCGCAGTACCAGTCACAGCTCACAGGGGAGTGCACCCGGAGTCCAGGGAGCAAAGAAACCCACTGCGGCAGGATATGACATCACAGGATACGTCTGA